Proteins found in one Miscanthus floridulus cultivar M001 chromosome 4, ASM1932011v1, whole genome shotgun sequence genomic segment:
- the LOC136550354 gene encoding protein IMPAIRED IN BABA-INDUCED STERILITY 1-like, with amino-acid sequence MGCIASKNAVSVTPAADSSGGLRDRSQPRAQESAAPVPLPVPVSSLRRSSSAARRSEKVKDEAEEPGKAVVPAASRSLRLRSLRKSLEGEQVAAGWPPWLSAVAGEAIQGWIPLKADSFEKLEKVGQGTYSSVFRARDLETGKIVALKKVRFDNFEPESIRFMAREIQILRRLDHPNVMKLEGLITSRLSCSLYLVFEYMEHDLAGLCSSPDIKFTEAQLKCYMNQLLSGLEHCHSRRVVHRDIKGANLLVNNEGVLKIADFGLANFFDPSKNHPLTSRVVTLWYRPPELLLGSTQYDAAVDLWSVGCVFAEMYRGKPILQGRTEVEQLHKIFKLCGSPADDYWKKSKLPHATIFKPHHPYPSTLRDVFKGLPENALSLLETLLSVESYKRGTPSGALSSEFFRTKPYACEPSSLPKYAPNKEMDAKLREDALRRKASSRGHGTEASKKSSRLSRAAREPIAVRKQIISSTEESKTNVNATKDGTVQDRTKLNGDARLFADIQPVSAAQVKESARHVKNESREEIPFSGPLSVSSSSGFAWAKRPQEDRSFARSRTRSSSRGQFPALADQDCKTQAKENVGLRELPSRDIHISISHVNSKVRDREPHDAAKRAVLKKWSQLERPDSFDSCDTYHSQNFSNTMFLGGTLSSKNSFKGDHGQEEKVEYSGPLLSQSHKVDELLQKNERHIRQVVRTSWFRRGRKVDK; translated from the exons atgggctGCATCGCGTCCAAGAACGCCGTCTCGGTGACGCCAGCGGCCGACTCGTCCGGCGGGCTCAGGGACCGGAGCCAGCCGCGCGCCCAGGAGTCTGCTGCTCCGGTGCCGTTGCCGGTGCCCGTGTCTTCGCTGCGCAGGTCGTCGTCCGCGGCGAGGAGGTCGGAGAAGGTCAAGGACGAAGCGGAGGAGCCAGGGAAGGCCGTCGTGCCGGCCGCGTCCCGGAGCCTCCGGCTGCGGAGCCTGCGGAAGAGCCTTGAGGGTGAGCAGGTGGCTGCCGGGTGGCCGCCGTGGCTCAGCGCCGTCGCCGGGGAGGCCATCCAGGGGTGGATCCCGCTCAAGGCCGACTCCTTCGAGAAGCTGGAGAAG GTTGGGCAAGGCACATACAGCAGTGTATTCAGGGCAAGGGACCTTGAGACTGGAAAGATCGTTGCCTTGAAGAAGGTTCGATTTGACAATTTTGAGCCAGAGAGTATTAGATTCATGGCAAGGGAGATACAAATATTAAGAAGACTTGATCATCCAAATGTCATGAAACTGGAAGGCTTGATTACTTCCCGGTTATCATGCAGCCTTTATCTAGTATTTGAATACATGGAGCATGATCTTGCTGGACTTTGCTCCTCCCCGGACATCAAATTCACTGAAGCACAG CTCAAGTGCTACATGAACCAGTTACTGTCAGGACTGGAGCATTGCCATTCGCGCCGTGTGGTTCATCGTGATATCAAGGGTGCTAATCTCCTCGTGAATAACGAGGGGGTTCTAAAGATAGCTGATTTTGGTCTTGCAAATTTCTTTGATCCCAGCAAAAACCATCCTCTGACCAGCCGTGTTGTTACTCTGTGGTACCGACCACCTGAACTGCTACTTGGTTCAACTCAATATGATGCAGCTGTTGATCTGTGGAGTGTTGGGTGTGTATTTGCCGAGATGTATCGTGGGAAACCTATCCTGCAGGGAAGAACCGAG GTGGAACAACTACACAAGATTTTTAAGCTTTGTGGTTCACCAGCTGATGATTATTGGAAGAAGTCGAAGTTGCCTCATGCAACAATATTTAAACCACATCATCCATATCCTAGTACCCTACGAGATGTTTTTAAAGGGCTACCAGAAAATGCATTGAGTTTACTAGAAACTCTTCTGTCGGTGGAGTCCTACAAGCGTGGTACTCCATCAGGTGCTCTTTCTTCTGAG TTTTTCAGGACAAAACCTTATGCGTGTGAACCTTCAAGCTTGCCTAAGTATGCGCCCAACAAGGAGATGGATGCAAAGTTACGAGAGGATGCACTCAG AAGAAAAGCTAGTAGCAGAGGGCACGGGACAGAAGCATCCAAGAAGTCTTCAAGGCTCAGCAGAGCAGCAAGAGAACCTATTGCAGTCCGTAAGCAGATAATAAGTAGCACAGAG GAATCCAAAACTAATGTGAATGCAACCAAAGATGGTACAGTACAGGATCGTACGAAACTGAATGGTGATGCTAGGCTATTTGCGGACATACAACCAGTGTCAGCGGCTCAAGTTAAAGAGAGTGCTCGTCATGTTAAGAATGAATCACGAGAGGAAATACCTTTCTCCGGGCCATTGAGTGTTTCTTCATCTAGTGGCTTTGCATGGGCCAAAAGACCACAGGAGGATCGTTCTTTTGCTAGATCACGGACCAGATCTAGCTCAAGAGGCCAGTTCCCTGCTTTGGCCGATCAGGACTGTAAGACCCAAGCTAAAGAGAATGTTGGCCTTAGGGAGCTGCCTAGCAGAGACATACACATATCAATATCACACGTCAATTCCAAAGTCCGAGACCGGGAGCCTCATGATGCAGCAAAGCGTGCAGTCCTGAAGAAGTGGTCACAGCTAGAGCGTCCAGATTCATTTGATTCTTGCGACACTTACCACTCTCAGAACTTCTCAAACACCATGTTTCTTGGGGGTA